The following is a genomic window from Candidatus Eremiobacteraceae bacterium.
TCTCCCTTATTCTGATGGAATGACCGCGGCGGTCGAGATAAATCTCGACCGCTCCCTTATTCTGATGGAATGACCGCGGCGGTCGAGATAAATCTCGACCGCTCCCTTATTCTGATGGAATGACCGCGGCGGTCGAGATAAATCTCGACCGCTCCCTATTATGCAGTTATTTGCTTTGCATCAACTCGACGCGGCGTTGCTCGACCGTCGGGTCAGCGATCTTCTTCGAAAGCGAGGTCAGCGTCGCGATCGCGGCCGGACGGTTCCCAGCCGCCACGTCTTCGTCTGCGATACGGACGCCGATGCGCGCCGCGTCGTCGTGGCGATCGAGCGCCAAATAGCATTCCATGAGCATCTCGAGCGCGTCGCGATCGGGCGACATCGAGATGACCCGTTCGAGCTGGCGGCTCGCCGCTTCGAACTCGCCGCTCGCGATCAGATCCAGCGCCTTACGTTTCGTGAACGAGGCCAGGCCGGAGACCGACGGACGCGGCGGCGCTTGCGGCACCGATGCTGCGCCGTCAGCGATCGCCGGCGGCGACGAATCGATCCGCGCCGGGGCCGCAGGCGCGGCCGCAGCGGCTTCGCGCGGAGCTGATGTCGGCGCGCCGTTCAAACGCGCGCGGACCTCGTCGGCGGCCGAAGGGTCCATCTCGCGCAGCGAGGCCCACAGCGACGCGTCCGACGGATCTCGCCTGATGAGGCTTTCGAAGCTGCCGGCCAGCTTATCTGCCGTGATCTTCCGCGCCGAGTTGTCCGTCGAATCGCTCGCCGTGAAGGCGGCCACGATCCCATCGAAGACCGCGCGACGACGCGCAAGATCGTCGACCTCGACCGAGGACAGCGCATCGGCTGACTCGTCGAATCGGCCGAGCTGCGCGTAGACGTCCGCGAGCTTGAGATCGACGCCGGATGCGTCGCCGCGCATCGACTTGCACGTCTGGTATTCGTCGAGCGAGTCGAGCAGGTAGCCGGCTTGGCGCAGCGCTTCGGCGTTCGCGATGCGGATGTCGAAGTCGTCGGCGAACTCGAGCGCCAGCTGATTGAGCAGGTCGAGCGACTGCTCCGTCGGGGGCGAGCCGAACGCGATGCGCGCAAATCTGTTGGCGACGTTCCCTCGTTCCTTGCCGAGCGCGCTCTGCTCGCGCTTGCCGAGGAAGAATCCGCGGACCTTCTCCTTCGCCGACAGCATGTCGGCGAGGACGTCTTGCGCGTCGTGCGGCCGGCCTTCGCTGACGAACGCATCGACCGCCGCGAAGAACTGCGGCACGCTTAGACGCAGTCCGTCTCGGGCCGCAGCTTCGCGTGCGGACGTCAATAGTTCGTCGGCAGGTTTATTGTTTGACCGCGCCATTATGTGCCAGCTCCGTCCGCGTGCCGTTCTCCGCGAGCCGCGCCTTCAGTTTCGCCACGCGCGTCGCGACGTCGCCGTAGTTCGGGTCGCCGGTCTGCAGCTCTTCCCACGACCAAAGCGCGAGGCCGAGGGATTCGGGGTCGCCTTTGCTCTCGTGGAGATCCGCGAGCTGGTAGAGGGCTTCGTGATACTGGCCGTCCGGATGGCCCTCGATCTCGAGCGCCTTCGAGAAGCGCGCTTCCGCAGCTTCGAGATCGCCCTGGCCGCGCAGGCACTTGCCGATCGCGACGTTGCCGAGCACGGCGTATTCAGGATCCGCCTCGAGGCTCTTGAGGGCGGCGAGCGCCTGATCGGCCTTGCCCATATCGGCGAGCGTGCGGCCGAGCTCGTAGCGCGCGCGCGAATTGTGCTGATCGCGATCGCGAGCCGAAGAGAACAGCGCCACAGCGTCTTGCGATCTTCCGGCCTTGCGCACTTGCAGGCCTACGTCGACGAGATAGTCCGCCGGTTTCGGCTTTGCGTTCGCATCGGTCTGCGCTCGCTGCACCGCTTCGGAGAATTTGCCGGCCGCGATGAGCGCATCGACGGAGGCGGGCGGGGCGGCCGATGTCTGTCTCGGAGCGGCCGGAGGCGCAACCGCAGCGGGCCCTGCCGCGGGCGCGGCAGCAACCGGAGCGGGCGCAGGCGCTGCTTGCGCCGGGGCGCTTTTTGCGGGCGCTGCCGCCTTTGGCGCTTCGACTTCGCCGACGAGCGGCGCCAGTTTGAAGACGATGTCGTCGAATTGCGACTTGCGCTGGGCTTGCAGCGCCGTGAGGCGAGCGAGCGCGGCTTCCGCTTCCGCGCGCTTCGCGTTGACCGCGGTCGCGATGTCGGATAGGTCCAGATGCGCTTTGTCGAGCGACGCTTGGCGTTCGCGCAGGCCGTCGAGCGAGGATCTCGCCTGCGCGGCTCCCGCCGTCGCGTCCGATGCGACGCCGTGCGCGTCGCGAGCGCCCGCTTCGAGCGCCGCGATCTGAGCTTCGATGGAATCCGAGGCTTGACGCACGGACGCGAGCTTGGTCCGCAAGTCGGCGAGCGCCGCATCCGCGCTGCTCGCCTTGGCCTTCACATCGTTCGAACTGCCCGCGACAGCGTCGAGGTCGGCGCCGACTTTGGCCGCGAGGTCCGACGTCGAAGCACATCTCTGACGCGCATCGGCGATGAGCGCCGGCAGCGTGGAGAGCGAATCGAGTTCCGCCTTCGATTTCGCTATCGCGTCGCCGAGCGACGCCAGCGACGCTTCCTCTGCTTCACGCTCGGAGACGACTTTCGCGAGCTCGTCGCGCTTCCCGGAGAGATCGTCGTCGACCGATTGCTGCTGCTGCTGAAGCGCTTCGAGAGCCGCTTGCGCCTTCTTGATCTCTTCGTCGAGAGCCATGCGCTGGCGATACGTCTGCGCGACCGCGCTCTGCACTTGTGCGAGCTGCGCCATCGCATGCGACTGCTGCTCGAGCAGCGCGAGGTCGGGCGGCAGGTTCATGAGCGACGGCGAGACCGTCGATGCCGCGGCTTCGGCTGTCGGGGGCGCGACCGACGTGACGTCGGCGATCGTCGCATGCGCAGGCCGCTCTGCGGGCGCCGACGTCGTCGTATCGACGGGCGGTGCAACGGGTTTCGCTTGAGCTGCTGCGGGCGCCGGAGCAGCGTTGACGCTCGCCTCGGCGGCGCCGAGCGCGCGGCGCGCCGCGCCGTTCGAAGCATCGATGTCGAGCGCGGCCTGCGCCAGGCGCTTGGCATCTTCGTAGTGCGCTACGCCGATCGCGGCTTCCGCGCCCCGCACGTAGTTCGCGACCGCATCGTTCGTCTGGTTGCGGATCTTGTACAATCCGCCGAGATGCTCGTACGCCGCGAAATTCGTCTTGTCTCGTTCGACCACGCGATTGAACGCGAGGATCGCTTGATTGTGCTGACCGTCGAGTTCGTAGAGCGAACCGGCTTCGTACAGGGCCGGCAAATGCTTGAGGTTCGCCTTGCGCAACACTTCGACGAACTTATCGAGCGCTTCGTGCTTCTTGCCTTCCGCTACGTCGACGCGGCCGAGCTCGAAAAGCGCGTCCATGTTCTTGCCGTCGATCTCGTACGCCGCCACGAAACTTTGACGTGCGCGCACGGTGTCGCCGGTCTCGAGGAACCCGCGACCCGCTTCGAGGTAGCGCGACACCGCATCGGCCGGCGATCCCGCGTCCGCCATCAACTTCGCCGCTTCCGCGAGCGCCGACGCGGGCGCGTCGAGTCGCGTCGCCACTTTGCGAAGCGAGGCCGCAGCGCCATCGACGTCGCCGGATTTCAACGATGCCTGGGCATGTTGGATGGCCGCTTTCACTTGCTCCGCATCAAAGGGGGGCCGCGCCTCTGCTCGGGGTTCCTTCACGCTCGCCATGCCGGTACTTCACGTTCTTCATCGAGAGGGAGAGTAATGGGCGTATGCGCGTTTTGCGGGACACAAGACGCGCGCTTCCAGGTACATTGAATATCGGCCGAAGCCGACGCCGGTGTAGAGGCCCGGTTTAGTGAGCGCCTACAGTCGCCGAATGGAGCGCCTCTAGGTAGCGCTCGGCATCCATGGCTGCCCTGCAGCCGAGACCCGCGGCCGTCACAGCTTGCCTGTAGCGGCTATCCTGGACGTCGCCCGCCACGAAGACCCCCTCGGTATTCGTCTTCGTGCCGTCCGGCGAAGCGATGTATCCTTTTGCGTCGAGGTCGAGTTGACCCGCGAATAGCTCGGTATTGGGCTGGTGGCCGATCGCGACGAAGACGGCGTCACAGGGGCGCTCGGTAACTTCGCCCGTCACGACGTCTCGTAGCCGGGCCCCGGTGACCTTGTTGTCGCCGACGATCTCCTCGACCACCGCGTTCCAGACGAACGAGATGCGCGGGTTCTCCATCGCCCGCTGCTGCATGATCTTCGAAGCGCGCAGCGTGTCGCGGCGGTGCACGATCGTCACGGTCGTGGCGAATCGCGTCAAGAAGATCGCTTCCTCCATCGCGGTATCGCCGCCGCCGACGACGATGAGATTCCGGTTCTTGAAGAACGCACCGTCGCACGTCGCGCAGCTCGACACGCCCCGTCCGCGCAGCCGCGTCTCGCCTTCGACGCCCAGCCACAGCGCCGACGCCCCGGTCGCGACGATGATCGCGTCGGCGCGATGCTCCATATCGTCGACCCACAAGCGGAACGGTCGTTTGCTGAAATCGACGCGAGTCACGTCGACGTTGTGGATCTCCGCACCGAAGCGCTCAGCCTGCGCGCGGAATTTGTCCATCAGCTCCGGCCCCATGATACCGCTCGGGAAGCCGGGATAGTTCTCGACTTCCGTCGTGAGCATGAGCTGCCCGCCGGACAGACCGCCGGCGAAGACGACGGGCGCGAGTTCCGCGCGCGCCGCGTAGAGCGCCGCGGTGAGTCCCGCAGGTCCGGATCCGATGATGATGAGACGTGCCATGACCCGTTCATTTCTTTGGGCCGCCGAGCTTGCCTCTTCAAGGTATCCCACGATGCCGCCATGTAGCATCGGTGCCATGGCCGACGCTGCGACGAAAACACCCGCGACGAAGACCCCGATGGAATTCAGGCTACGAGTCCTATGGCTCGCCGTCGCGTATTGGGCCGGCTTCTTCTTCGGCGCGATCTTCCAAGAAACGGTCTTTCACGGCGGACCGGAGCCGACGATCGTCGTCCTCGGATCGCGCTTCGGCCAGCCAGGCATCGAGTTCTTCGCGTGGCTCGCCGTCGCGTTCGTCGTCGCCGCATGGCTCGTCCGCTGGTGGGGATCGTCGTATCATTCCGCCGGCGTCGTCATGAGCGGCGACGTCGTGACAGACGAGTTCACGGTCGCCGGCCCGTATCGATACGTCCGCAATCCGCTCTATCTCGGCAACCTCTTGCTCGCCATCGGGATCGGTGCGCTCGGACCGCCGCCGGCGACGCTGCTCGTCGTGGCGTTCAACCTGATCGTGATCTACCGGCTCATCTTCATAGAAGAGCGTTTTTTGAAAGCGACGAACGGCGACGCCTATGCTCGCTACTGCGCGGTCGTGCCTCGCCTGCTGCCCCGATTGACGCCCGCGGCGTTGCCCGCCGATCCGCGCCGGCCCGACATCGCGTACGGCTTCATCACCGAGCTGTTCGCGCTTGGGTTCGTCGCCTCGATGATCTATTTCGTCTTGGTCGTCTTGCCGGCTCAAGGCGGCCGCCATCTCTTCATGTACTTCTGGCTCATCGTCGCGGTCGCGGTGATCGTCCAGTCGCTGCTTTCAAGGCGTGCTCGCGCCGCACGAGGTCTGTGATCGGTGAGCTCCGGCATCAAGAGCGATCTGTTCGAAGCGGTCGGCAACACGCCGCTGCTCAAGCTGGCGAAACTTTCGAAGGCGGTCGGCAGGACGATCCTCGGCAAGGCCGAGTTCCTCAACCCCGGCGGCTCGGTCAAAGACCGCGCGGCGAAATATATCATCCTCGATGCCGAGCGCGAAGGACGACTGCGCCCTGGCGGCACGATAGTCGAAGGGACCGCCGGCAACACCGGAATCGCACTCGCGCTGCTCGGCAACGAGCGCGACTATTCGACGATCATCGTCATCCCCGACGATCAGTCGCAAGAGAAGATCGATCTGCTCCGCGCGTTCGGGGCGGACGTCCGCGTCGTACCCTCCGCGCCGTTCACCAACGAGAACAACTACTACCACGTCGCGCGGCGGCTCGCCGCCGAAACGCCGAACGCCGTGTGGGCGGATCAGTTCAACAACCCGGCGAACTATCTCGGTCATTTTGAATCGACCGGACCGGAGATCTGGGAGCAGACCGGCGGGAACATCGATCTGTTCATCTGCGCGTGCGGCACGGGCGGAACGTTCGCCGGTATCTCGAGGGCGCTCAAAGCGCGCAAGCCGCAGCTGCGGACGATCGTCGCCGATCCGATGGGCTCGGCCATGTATTCGTACGTCAAAAAAGGCACGCTCGATTTCGAAGGCGATTCGGTGAGCGAAGGGATCGGCATCAAGCGCGTCACCGATAATTTCAAGCACGCGCTTGCCGACGACGCGCTGCGCGTCGACGACCGCACGATGATCGAGATGGTGCACTACCTATTGAAAGAGGAAGGCCTATTGCTCGGCAGCTCGGCTGGCCTCAACGTCTCGGCCGCCGCGCGGGCCGCGAAGGCGCTGCCGGCAGGCTCGACCGTCGCCACGATCCTTTGCGATGGCGGAACCCGCTATATGTCGCGGCTGTTCAACCCCGCATGGCTAGCCGAGAACGACCTGACGCCACGCGCAAAGGGCCTCGAGTTCCTCGACTAAGGGAGCGGTCGAGATTTATCTCGACCGGGCAGTCCCATGGCGAGCCCCGACCGTAGGTTTTCGGGGGGCCGCAACGAAGGCGCGCTTGGGAAAAATTTCACAAAGTCTCTTGCGCTCTGGCCCCGGGGAAAATCAACGCGCGTGTTCGCATCGCCCTGGACGACCGTCCTCATCTACTTCATCATCGCACTAGTCGTGGCAGCAGCCGTGGCCGTCGTGCCCGGCATCTTCACGGCCAACCGGCCGACGAAGCAAAAGCTCGACCCCTACGAGTGCGGCGTGCCGCCGACATCGGCGCTCGGCGGGCGGATGCCGATCCACTTCTACCTCGTGGCGATGCTTTTCGTCGTCTTCGACGTCGAAGCGGCGTCGTTCTACCCTTGGGCCGTGAAGCTGAAGCAGCTCGGCGCCTTCGGGCTGCTCGAGATGCTCACATTCATCGTCGTGCTCGGCATCGGCTACGCGTACGTCTGGAAGAAAGGCGGCTTCACATGGAAGTGAGCCCGCACCATCCGTTCATCACGACGAAGCTCGACGAATTCGTCCGCTGGGCTCAGACATCGTCGATCTGGCCGATGACGATGGGACTCGCGTGCTGCGCCATCGAGATGATGAGCATCGTCTCGCCGCGTTACGACGTCGCCCGCTTCGGCGCCGAGAAGTTCTCTTCGTCGCCGCGGCAGAGCGACCTCATGATCGTCTCCGGCCGCGTCGCGAACAAGATGGTGCCCGTCATCAAACAGCTGTTCGAACAGATGCCCGATCCGAAGTGGGTGATCTCGATGGGCGCATGCGCATCGAGCGGCGGCGTCTTCGACAACTATGCGGTCGTGCCGTGCGACACGTTCTTGCCGGTCGACGTCTACGTGCCGGGTTGCCCGCCGAGTCCCGACGCGCTCATCTACGGCATCATGCAGATCCGCAAGCAGATTGAGGCGGGCGGCAAGCGCGAGGTGCTCGTCGCGCGTGCCTGATAAGGTCCACCCCCACCCCGATCGCGTCACGACCGCCGCCCTCATGCCGGCGCTGGAGATCGCCGCAGGCGAGGGGCTGCTCGAAGCCGCGTCGCTCGACGACATGGATGAAGCGGCGATCCTTCCGGGAGCGCTACACGCCGCGGTCGAGACGCTGCTCTCGTTCGGCTTCACCCATCTGCTCGACATCGGCGGCACCGACCATCTGCCGCTGACGCCGCGCTTCGAAGTGAGCTATCATTTCGCCGCGATCGATCCGAAGCGCCGCGATCCGAAGGCGCCGGTTTCGCGCTTCAGGCTGCGCGTGTTCCCGCAAGATCAGGATCCGGTCGTGCCCTCGCTCACCAAGTATTGGCCGAGCGCGAACTGGGCGGAGCGCGAGGTGTACGACCTCTTCGGCGTGCGCTTCGACGGCCACCCGGATCTCAAGCGAATCCTCATGCCCGACGATTGGGAAGGTCACCCGCTTCGCAAGGACTATCCGCTGCGCGGCACGCGGCGGAACTTCGTTCCCGGCGGCCGGGTCGGTCCGATCCCGCCGACGCGAGATTGACGCCGTGATAGACCTCTCCGCTTACACCGACAATCCGGATATCAACCTCAGCCCCGGCGCGGCGTCGGACACGCTCGTCCTTTCGATGGGCCCGCAGCATCCGTCGACGCACGGCGTGCTGCGCGTGATGCTCAAGCTCGACGGCGAGACGGTCGTCGAAGCAGAGCCCGAACTCGGCTTCCTCCATACCGGCATCGAGAAGCAAGCCGAGAATCTCTTCTGGCAACAGGCGGTGACGGTCGTCGACCGCGCCGACTACCTCGCGCCGCTCTCGAACAGCTTGTGCTACGTGCTCGCGGCGGAACGATTGCTCGGCATCGACGACGTGCCGAAACGCGCTCAGGTGCTGCGAGTGATCTTCGCCGAGCTGACCCGGATCGCCAGCCACCTCGTCTGGCTCGGCACGCATGCGATCGATCTCGGCGCGATGTCGAATTTCTTCTACGCTTTCGAGATGCGCGAGCGGATACTGCGCATCATGGAGTTCGTCACCGGCGCCCGCATGCACCAGTCGTGGTTCCGCATCGGCGGCGTTGCGCTCGATGTGCCAAAGGGCTTCCTCGCGCTGCTCGACGAGTTCATCGCGGCGTTCCCGCCGCGGCTGGCCGATCTGCGCGCGATCCTCGAAGGCAACGTCATCATGATGGACCGTCTCGTCGGC
Proteins encoded in this region:
- a CDS encoding NADH-quinone oxidoreductase subunit B family protein; amino-acid sequence: MEVSPHHPFITTKLDEFVRWAQTSSIWPMTMGLACCAIEMMSIVSPRYDVARFGAEKFSSSPRQSDLMIVSGRVANKMVPVIKQLFEQMPDPKWVISMGACASSGGVFDNYAVVPCDTFLPVDVYVPGCPPSPDALIYGIMQIRKQIEAGGKREVLVARA
- a CDS encoding NADH-quinone oxidoreductase subunit C, which translates into the protein MPDKVHPHPDRVTTAALMPALEIAAGEGLLEAASLDDMDEAAILPGALHAAVETLLSFGFTHLLDIGGTDHLPLTPRFEVSYHFAAIDPKRRDPKAPVSRFRLRVFPQDQDPVVPSLTKYWPSANWAEREVYDLFGVRFDGHPDLKRILMPDDWEGHPLRKDYPLRGTRRNFVPGGRVGPIPPTRD
- a CDS encoding NADH-quinone oxidoreductase subunit A gives rise to the protein MFASPWTTVLIYFIIALVVAAAVAVVPGIFTANRPTKQKLDPYECGVPPTSALGGRMPIHFYLVAMLFVVFDVEAASFYPWAVKLKQLGAFGLLEMLTFIVVLGIGYAYVWKKGGFTWK
- a CDS encoding tetratricopeptide repeat protein encodes the protein MKAAIQHAQASLKSGDVDGAAASLRKVATRLDAPASALAEAAKLMADAGSPADAVSRYLEAGRGFLETGDTVRARQSFVAAYEIDGKNMDALFELGRVDVAEGKKHEALDKFVEVLRKANLKHLPALYEAGSLYELDGQHNQAILAFNRVVERDKTNFAAYEHLGGLYKIRNQTNDAVANYVRGAEAAIGVAHYEDAKRLAQAALDIDASNGAARRALGAAEASVNAAPAPAAAQAKPVAPPVDTTTSAPAERPAHATIADVTSVAPPTAEAAASTVSPSLMNLPPDLALLEQQSHAMAQLAQVQSAVAQTYRQRMALDEEIKKAQAALEALQQQQQSVDDDLSGKRDELAKVVSEREAEEASLASLGDAIAKSKAELDSLSTLPALIADARQRCASTSDLAAKVGADLDAVAGSSNDVKAKASSADAALADLRTKLASVRQASDSIEAQIAALEAGARDAHGVASDATAGAAQARSSLDGLRERQASLDKAHLDLSDIATAVNAKRAEAEAALARLTALQAQRKSQFDDIVFKLAPLVGEVEAPKAAAPAKSAPAQAAPAPAPVAAAPAAGPAAVAPPAAPRQTSAAPPASVDALIAAGKFSEAVQRAQTDANAKPKPADYLVDVGLQVRKAGRSQDAVALFSSARDRDQHNSRARYELGRTLADMGKADQALAALKSLEADPEYAVLGNVAIGKCLRGQGDLEAAEARFSKALEIEGHPDGQYHEALYQLADLHESKGDPESLGLALWSWEELQTGDPNYGDVATRVAKLKARLAENGTRTELAHNGAVKQ
- the trxB gene encoding thioredoxin-disulfide reductase; translation: MARLIIIGSGPAGLTAALYAARAELAPVVFAGGLSGGQLMLTTEVENYPGFPSGIMGPELMDKFRAQAERFGAEIHNVDVTRVDFSKRPFRLWVDDMEHRADAIIVATGASALWLGVEGETRLRGRGVSSCATCDGAFFKNRNLIVVGGGDTAMEEAIFLTRFATTVTIVHRRDTLRASKIMQQRAMENPRISFVWNAVVEEIVGDNKVTGARLRDVVTGEVTERPCDAVFVAIGHQPNTELFAGQLDLDAKGYIASPDGTKTNTEGVFVAGDVQDSRYRQAVTAAGLGCRAAMDAERYLEALHSATVGAH
- a CDS encoding cysteine synthase A, which codes for MSSGIKSDLFEAVGNTPLLKLAKLSKAVGRTILGKAEFLNPGGSVKDRAAKYIILDAEREGRLRPGGTIVEGTAGNTGIALALLGNERDYSTIIVIPDDQSQEKIDLLRAFGADVRVVPSAPFTNENNYYHVARRLAAETPNAVWADQFNNPANYLGHFESTGPEIWEQTGGNIDLFICACGTGGTFAGISRALKARKPQLRTIVADPMGSAMYSYVKKGTLDFEGDSVSEGIGIKRVTDNFKHALADDALRVDDRTMIEMVHYLLKEEGLLLGSSAGLNVSAAARAAKALPAGSTVATILCDGGTRYMSRLFNPAWLAENDLTPRAKGLEFLD
- a CDS encoding isoprenylcysteine carboxylmethyltransferase family protein, producing the protein MEFRLRVLWLAVAYWAGFFFGAIFQETVFHGGPEPTIVVLGSRFGQPGIEFFAWLAVAFVVAAWLVRWWGSSYHSAGVVMSGDVVTDEFTVAGPYRYVRNPLYLGNLLLAIGIGALGPPPATLLVVAFNLIVIYRLIFIEERFLKATNGDAYARYCAVVPRLLPRLTPAALPADPRRPDIAYGFITELFALGFVASMIYFVLVVLPAQGGRHLFMYFWLIVAVAVIVQSLLSRRARAARGL
- the nuoD gene encoding NADH dehydrogenase (quinone) subunit D encodes the protein MIDLSAYTDNPDINLSPGAASDTLVLSMGPQHPSTHGVLRVMLKLDGETVVEAEPELGFLHTGIEKQAENLFWQQAVTVVDRADYLAPLSNSLCYVLAAERLLGIDDVPKRAQVLRVIFAELTRIASHLVWLGTHAIDLGAMSNFFYAFEMRERILRIMEFVTGARMHQSWFRIGGVALDVPKGFLALLDEFIAAFPPRLADLRAILEGNVIMMDRLVGVGKIEAADAIAWGLTGPSLRATGVAYDVRKAFPYSGYDEYDFDVPTHDGGDCYSRFLVRVREMHEAWRIIKQARERFPGGPVTIDDRKIVSPPKTEIQHSMEALIHHFKLVSSGFNVPEGHIYSCVESPRGELGMYVTSAGGNKPWRVRWRPPSFYNLQALKRLAQGNLIADVVAIIGSLDPVFGEVDR
- a CDS encoding tetratricopeptide repeat protein, producing the protein MTSAREAAARDGLRLSVPQFFAAVDAFVSEGRPHDAQDVLADMLSAKEKVRGFFLGKREQSALGKERGNVANRFARIAFGSPPTEQSLDLLNQLALEFADDFDIRIANAEALRQAGYLLDSLDEYQTCKSMRGDASGVDLKLADVYAQLGRFDESADALSSVEVDDLARRRAVFDGIVAAFTASDSTDNSARKITADKLAGSFESLIRRDPSDASLWASLREMDPSAADEVRARLNGAPTSAPREAAAAAPAAPARIDSSPPAIADGAASVPQAPPRPSVSGLASFTKRKALDLIASGEFEAASRQLERVISMSPDRDALEMLMECYLALDRHDDAARIGVRIADEDVAAGNRPAAIATLTSLSKKIADPTVEQRRVELMQSK